In Mus musculus strain NOD/MrkTac chromosome 11 genomic contig, GRCm38.p6 alternate locus group NOD/MrkTac MMCHR11_NOD_IDD4_1, one DNA window encodes the following:
- the 6330403K07Rik gene encoding uncharacterized protein LOC103712, with protein sequence MAKGPFSRKPWGPEQMYFDSDPEYEGLFDKPPLEEGHTARAPKSASSAGRKSGRRLSGRAPGTRAGLSRKAAVRPEPKEEEPPVEEGCYLDHFPHLSIFIYAAIAFSITSCIFTYIHLQLA encoded by the coding sequence ATGGCTAAAGGTCCCTTTTCGCGCAAGCCCTGGGGTCCAGAGCAGATGTATTTCGATTCTGACCCTGAGTACGAGGGCCTGTTCGATAAGCCTCCCCTGGAGGAGGGCCACACTGCGCGTGCACCTAAGTCTGCATCCTCGGCTGGCAGGAAATCTGGTCGGCGTTTGAGTGGGAGGGCTCCGGGGACCCGCGCTGGGCTGTCCCGAAAGGCCGCCGTGCGTCCAGAGCCCAAGGAAGAAGAGCCTCCAGTGGAAGAGGGCTGCTACCTTGACCACTTCCCGCACCTCTCCATCTTCATCTACGCGGCCATCGCCTTCTCCATCACCTCCTGCATCTTCACCTATATCCATTTGCAGCTTGCCTAA